In Lagenorhynchus albirostris chromosome 1, mLagAlb1.1, whole genome shotgun sequence, the sequence ACAAACTAGTGCTCTATAGCACAGAGCAAAAGAGGAAGgggattttttttatttgcttggttTAATGGGAAAATGCCCCCTTTTGAAATACCATGAAAGAGAAAGGAGtttagaacagaaaagaaaaaaaaaattccccaccATCCTATCTAATTCCAAGATAATCACTGTTAATGGCTTGGTCTAATTCTTTCTTgatagatgtgtgtgtatatatacattttttcttctcttttttaacacACTTGTTTCAATGTACTGATCAAGTTTTATTTCTGGCCTCCACGACCTTCACTGCTGTTTTTTGTAAACGAGAAGACTTGCCCAAGACAAGACAAGGTGGAGGGGAATCCCACTTGGCAAGTGGCAGTAGGGAATTATCCGGGGTGTCAGCACTTGTGGGAAACTGTATTATCCTAAATGACCCCagagttctctttctttctttttcaagctTTGCGTAAATTTGGCCAAAGAGCGGGGACTAGGCTGGACTCCATCTCTGGCTGTTGGAGGAGAGACCTCTAGTGGTCAGAAGGGATGCCTCACGCCTGCTGCCCCTGTGCTCAGAGTCCACCACCTTCATCTCACTGacgatggggaaactgaggcccagaggggaagGCATGCACCAGGTCACCTGGTTGTGCCCCTATTTGCAGTTATGTCTCCAGGGCTCCGGGATCAGCCTGTCTGGATTCACATCTTGGCTCTACCACTTTTTAGCAGGGGGACCGTAGGCAacgtaacctctctgaacctcaatttcttcatcagtaaaatgagtcaCTAGTAATGCTCACCTGGTAGGGCTGGCGAATGAAACTAAATGACCTAGATAAAGCCCTTAGCGCAGAGTAAATGCTGTATAGCCAGTGTGGGGTTTCCCTGTGATGATATTAATAATCGTCACTATAGACTATCGAGAGCATGTTATGTGGCAGGCACAGGCTGCTGCTGTACTTGAGTTGCTCGCTTTAATAGAATCCTCCTAATGGCCTTCTGAAGGAGGTACTGCTATGACCCATTTTGCAGTGAAGAAGGCCAAGGTTCACAGAGGCCATGTGACTTGGCAAATGTAACTGACATTCCCACCGCCTTTACATTCTCCAAGGGCCTTCCCATTGGTGGCCTCAACAAACCAGTGATAAGGGAGGGTGGGCATTTGTAATTCCTGTTTGGTAGATGAGAAAATCAATTCACTCACCCAAGATCTGAACCCCAATCCTAGGCTGCAGCCTTCGTCACTGTCCAGTGGCCTGGCCTCAGGGCCTGGTTCCCATGTGCCACTACGGGGAACGTGTGCAGGGCAGGCTGACGGCTAAGAAGTCACACCACCAGGGTGCTGGCCTTGCCCCCCACATGCCCCTCATCTGGGCCGAATCTTCCGCTTTCCTCCCCTGACGTGTCCTCTCCTATGGCTGGGGTCCACCCCTGCCCACCATGGAGATGAGTCTAGGGCCCAACTCCAAACAAGGCTCTGCCCAGCAATTGGCAGACCACTGCCTCCAAGCAAAACCAACAGGAGAAGGAGTGGACTGCCCTCCAAAGATAGCCTCCAGAAAGAAAGACCATTTAagagaaggggctgggggcaggggatgaGACCTGAAGGAGCATGGCAAGACCACAAGGTCTCGGGCACCACTGGGGCCACATTCTCAGAGCCTTggcttcttcacctgtaaaataagaGATCAGAGAAGGTGACTGGCTCTGAGGTCCCTTCCAGCCATGACACTGTCGGACCGTACAGGATGGACCACTCAGCATGCATGTGGGAAGCACCGACTACCTCCCCGTCCTATGCAGGCCTCTGGGAGTACAGAGCTGGAcatgtggtccctgccctctcGGAGCTCACAGCCCAGCAGGGAGACAGGAAATTAGACACAGTGTGATAGGGTGAGCCCAGAGAGCACTGGAGACAGATTAGGAGCCCCAGCCTAACGTGAGGgttgggaaggcttcctggaggaggcggtACCTGAGCTAAGACCTGCAGATCTAACAAGGGTGGATGAGCAGGACAGGTTCGATGTCAGTTTGGCGGTGGGGGGTACACTCTGCACTACCAAAGCCTggcctcccagcccagcctgggtggaggaccctgggaggctggggctggggccatGGAGTCCCGGGAACTAGCATGTGACTTGACTAGTGCCACCTGGAACTCGGCAGGTGCAGCTGGTCCAGGACCCAGCGACTGGAGGGACCTTCGTGGTGAAGGCAGGTGCCGCCCAACCCCCTGCCGTTCTGCATTCCCCTTTGGACTTTCTCAGAGCTCTTGGAAACCCCTACCCCCTGGGGAACCTCTACCCAGAAGCCGTATGGGAAACCCACACTCCCTCCAAATCCAACAGCTGTTTGTTCTGCCCCCAGCATGCACCCTGCCTCCCAGAAATGTGCTcgtgcgcacacgcacacacacattgCCTCATCCTTGGACCAGAGATGGGAGGGCCTGCCTTCCAGGGTGGAAAGAGGGTTGAGGGTCAGGTTAGGAACTGGGGGCAGGCAGCTGCTCTCCAGGGTGGCTCCCACCCTTCGTCTGGTTGCCCCTGAAGAGCAGAGCAGCCTCTGGCCAGTCCCCAGCTGATCTGCctgctctgctccctccccagAGCCTGTCCAGGTGCCACGCGGTGAGCCGGGAGCGGCTGACCATCATCCCACACGCCGTCCCCTACATGACCAAGCTGCTGCGGTATTTTGTGAGCGAGGACTCCATCTTCCTGCACCTGGAGCATGTGCAAGGTGAGGGGGCCCTGTCAGCTCCTCAGGCCTTTGGGATGTCGTCCTGTCTCATCCTCTTAAACTGCCGAGCCCAGATGCCCAGCACAGACCAGGGGACCCAGCCTTCCTGGAGGATGATGGCTGCTGGGGGCTTCTGTGTGGTGCCAGGGGGGCAGGGGACGTCCTGGGAGGATGTTCACATCTTGGGCGGGTGAGAGGGCATTTATGCAGATGTCCCCTTTGTCACCCTCTCCTCCAGTCTTGGCTCTTTTCACTTTCCTAGTCTGTGCCCACCCCTCAGAGTGGCCCCGTGGGGTGATGGTGCTGAAGCTGTAAGGACAGGAACTGGGTCACgtagcagatatttattgatcagctatgacttttttttaaatgaggtacaCCTCTCTGGGTCATGACATACAGTCGTCGCAGGTCCGTGCCtggccttgtttttgttttacttacttAAGCTTCATTACacttttctcccttaaaaaaaattataatacattgaACACTGGCGAACCCACCACCTAGACCAAGGACATTAAGAATAATTTACATCTCCTTAGGGGTTAAGCACCTATTTTGTGCCAGGTTGTGAGGCTGGGGCCACTTTAggtgggtggagaggaggggagagggcatcctaggctgagggaggggagggagcagaggtgAGGACCTGGAAGGCAAAGGGTCCGTGCCCAAgacgggggggcggggggtggcgggAGTGGGAGAGGGACCTGGGCCCCACGCTCTTTTACTCCTGTCCCCATGCTTGCTGCACCCTCTGCACGGCCCAGGAGGCACTCTGTGGTCCCACCTGCTCTCCCAGCCGTGCCTCCAACAGTCTGGGACTAGGTCTGGCTCCAGCCTGGAGAGGATGAAGGCTCAGCTCGACTCCCGACTCAGCCTCCAGACCCCAGCTCGCTTCCCACCTGGCCACACCTGCCTGCAGGACGGAATCCCCCTGGAGCCTCCccggacttctcagagccttacCCCGGCCGGGGGGGCTGCAGCCATCAGACCCCAGAGAGAGGCTGAAGGTGAACTCTCAGCCGGGACCGGCCCTTCCTGCTCCTGggaccttccaaaggccccaggTGGCCACCTGCACCACCAAGCCAGGCGGGGGCCTGGCCAGAGCTCTGATCCGGGGCCCCCTTGCGGGCTCCCTTGGGTTCGTGCAGGGGCCGGCCGGGTGCTGGGGGGCTGTGGCCGAGGCAGAGGTCGGAGCCGCCCCTCAACCGGTGGAGCCGCCTGGAGTGTGAGGGAGGAGCAGGTGAGGCAGTGGGCAGCCGAGATGCTGGTGGCCCTGGAGGCGCTGCACGAGCAGGGGGTGCTGTGCCGGGACCTCAATCCCCGGAACCTGCTCCTGGACCAGGCAGGTAGGAGCCCTGGGCCCAGGGGGAGAAGAGTGGGCCctcaccctaccccacccctccagcggGAGGCCCCCGAAGCCTcaagacagagaaggaaatttcCCCAAAGTCAAGCGGATGCAGAGGTTATCTGCTTCTTCCCTTGCCTCCCCTCCCCGGCCTTTTCAGGAAGGACTCTGCTGAGCCTGGTTGGTCAGGGTTGAGCTTGGGAAACAAACCCTTTCCCTCGATGAGCTCAGGGCAAGGCTCCTGTGAAGACCAGGTTGTTTCGGGGCCTCGGCGTTGCGGGGGGGCGGGCCCTTAGGGAGCTTCTGCCCAGCGCAGCCGCTGGCCCCTGCCTTGTGGCTGTTGGGAGAAGCGCTGGAGTCCCCTGCGTCACGCCTGCAGCTCCAAGATGACTAATAGCAATTTTTGTCCCCTTTTATTCCTCCCTGCATGCACTGCATGACAAGGCCACATCCGGCTCACGTATTTCGGCCAGTGGTCAGAGGTGGAGCCCCAGTGCTGCAGGGAGGCTTTGGACAAACTCTACAGCGCCCCAGGCAAGAAGGGAAGGGGTAGGGGGTAGCCCTTGGGTGTCTTTATGTGGGTTGAGCCAGGGGACTGAGGATGATGGAGGGACCTGGGGCACCTGGGTAGGGTGAGTGGAGGGGAGACACGCCTCTTTGGGCAGGCGAGACTGAGACACGTATGTTCTTGTTCCCACAGAGGTGGGTGGGATTTCTGAGCTGACCGAAGCCTGCGACTGGTGGAGCTTTGGGTCTCTGCTGTATGAACTGCTGACGGGAACGGTGAGCGGTGTGTGGGCAGGGTGTAGGGCCTCGTGGGTGTCACTGAATGTAGGAGGGGCTGGGGTTAGTCCAGCCAGTCGGTGTTGGGGCAGAGCCTGTCTGGTTCCCGGAGACCTGGCCGTTGGGCCCAGTGTTCTGCCAGCACAGCTCCCGCCTCCACCGCCAAGACCATGAGAGACCGTGGAAGCCACTCCCACCCAGGCCATGGCCACACTTCGCACCGCTGCCAGATGAGTGGCTATAGCTAGGGAGACTGTCAACTCAGTGAGAGTTGAGTCGGGATGATCAGGGAAGGTTTCTGGAAGACAGCGTCCGGGCCTGGATCTGGAGGGAGGGTGGAGTTTGACACA encodes:
- the RPS6KL1 gene encoding ribosomal protein S6 kinase-like 1 — protein: MTKRDYLVDAATQIRLALERDVSEEYEAAFSHYQNGVDVLLRGVNVDPNKERCEAVKLKIAKYLRRAEEIFNCHLQRTLGSGASPGTGFSSLRLRPIRTLSSALEQLRGCKVVAVIEKRKGDRCVLPDMPRVKCWPGWHRVATDELLSLSGRWFPHLEVEVQLVQDPATGGTFVVKSLSRCHAVSRERLTIIPHAVPYMTKLLRYFVSEDSIFLHLEHVQGGTLWSHLLSQPCLQQSGTRSGSSLERMKAQLDSRLSLQTPARFPPGHTCLQDGIPLEPPRTSQSLTPAGGAAAIRPQREAEGELSAGTGPSCSWDLPKAPGGHLHHQARRGPGQSSDPGPPCGLPWVRAGAGRVLGGCGRGRGRSRPSTGGAAWSVREEQVRQWAAEMLVALEALHEQGVLCRDLNPRNLLLDQAGRSPGPRGRRVGPHPTPPLQREAPEASRQRRKFPQSQADAEVICFFPCLPSPAFSGRTLLSLVGQG